The genomic window TTATATATTACAGAAATTTCTCAGTTCCTTTATAAACTGTCACTATATACttgttttttctaattttctgacAGATTCAAATAATCCTGAGAACATTGAAAACATCGACTCActtcttcttgatatatcaACACTACGTGCTGCAACTGATAACTTTGCCGAGAGCAATAGGCTTGGTGAAGGAGGTTTTGGTGCAGTTTATAAGGTGCCACTCATACCATTTCACTTCATAAAGTTTTTCGGTTTCAACAACTGAAGGTTCACACTTATGCAGGGTGTTCTTCCTGATGGTCAAGAAATAGCAGTGAAGCGGCTCTCACAAAGTTCAGGGCAAGGAATACAAGAGCTAAAAAATGAGCTTGTTTTGGTTGCCAAGCTTCAACACAAGAATCTTGTTAGGCTTGTTGGTGTTTGCTTGCAAGAACATGAGAAACTGCTTGTGTATGAATACATGCCCAACAGAAGCATCGATACCATTCTTTTTGGTACTATTTTGTGATAATCTGTTTTCAGTAGCATAAGTACTACAAAAATTGAACATTCATGACATGAGGTTTCTTGTTCAACTGCCAGATCATGAGAAAAGTAAGGAGCTAGATTGGCGAAAGAGATTCAAGATAATAAATGGAATTGCTCGAGGCTTACAGTATCTCCATGAAGATTCTCAGTTGATGATTATTCACCGAGACCTGAAAGCGAGCAATGTCCTATTAGATTCTGATTATACTCCTAAGATTGCAGATTTTGGCTTGGCTAGACTATTTGGAGGAGATCAATCATGGGAGGTCACAAATCGTGTTGTCGGAACATAGTAAGTATAGTCCAAAATAAAATACCCTGAAGACAATATAATGGCACATTAACTATAGCGACTCTCTCTTCGTATTGCAGTGGGTATATGTCACCAGAATATGCCATGCGTGGCCATTATTCTATAAAGTCAGATGTCTTCAGCTTCGGCGTCTTGATTTTAGAAATCTTaactggaagaagaagaagcagctccTTTAACATTGAGCAATCTGTTGATCTCTCCTTTAACATCGAGCAATATGTTGATCTCTTAAATCTGGCAAGTCTAAAATTATTCCCAAACTCTCTACACAAGCAACTTGCTGCAAAAATGCTAACACATGCCTTTGATGCAGGTGTGGGAGCATTGGAGCACAGGAACAATTGTTGAGATCATTGATTCATCTCTGAGAGGCAATGCTCCTGCAGAACAGATGCTGAAGTGTGTTCATATCGGGCTATTGTGTGTTCAGGATAACCCGGTAGATAGACCGATGATGTCAACAGTAAACGTCATGCTTAGCAGCGGCACTGTCTCTCTCCAGGCTCCATTGAGGCCATTGTTTTTCATTCCCAAGAGCGGCGCCTACTCAAGGGTTTATTCTGAATCATATCCTACAGCTTCCCAGTCCACCGCTA from Phragmites australis chromosome 14, lpPhrAust1.1, whole genome shotgun sequence includes these protein-coding regions:
- the LOC133891055 gene encoding cysteine-rich receptor-like protein kinase 6 isoform X1, whose product is MAAGARRHGVSAGLLLALVAALLAPLADAQEPWQECGKSGSYTANSTYQANIQRLAATLPKNASASRTLFATATLGSVPDIVYALTLCRGDANATACGSCVATAFQDAQQLCAFDKDATVYYDTCYLRFSNQNFLATTTNDNVLFLMNSQNVSSPVRVFDAAVGVLLNATADYAAVNSSRRFATGEEGFDSSNPTIYGLTQCTPDMSPADCRSCLGDIIRMMPQYLSGRQGGRFLGVRCNFRYEVYPFFTGGPTLRLPAPPAPAPAPTPPPVNVTPTAPPQGRTRDKTGIVLAIALPTVAAVLVITMVCLCFLRRRIPAREHTPSYSNNPENIENIDSLLLDISTLRAATDNFAESNRLGEGGFGAVYKGVLPDGQEIAVKRLSQSSGQGIQELKNELVLVAKLQHKNLVRLVGVCLQEHEKLLVYEYMPNRSIDTILFDHEKSKELDWRKRFKIINGIARGLQYLHEDSQLMIIHRDLKASNVLLDSDYTPKIADFGLARLFGGDQSWEVTNRVVGTYGYMSPEYAMRGHYSIKSDVFSFGVLILEILTGRRRSSSFNIEQSVDLSFNIEQYVDLLNLVWEHWSTGTIVEIIDSSLRGNAPAEQMLKCVHIGLLCVQDNPVDRPMMSTVNVMLSSGTVSLQAPLRPLFFIPKSGAYSRVYSESYPTASQSTAKSEAMSMNEVSITELEPR